A window from Solanum stenotomum isolate F172 chromosome 5, ASM1918654v1, whole genome shotgun sequence encodes these proteins:
- the LOC125864551 gene encoding protein SUPPRESSOR OF PHYA-105 1-like, which translates to MDKSKEEAEANDVGANVLSRTRECDSGEPSMRKCTSTSHELPEGSTSASSGMLENDGMNRNVMSMKGPQLHGTSSYSLNSSRLTVEKLCNYKISEPASLRCSNNQETNQKPQIQWQRFYQLGSGSRSVKGDGDPSSTDKAVQQLSSKELPGINLLALKMLKQASDKDIKEGSNAVSSQSTEDHNLIIPSNRLLPGSSQSKLLSTSSFSHFFANRSLKGKAVLPKGPALHKEVHAASTLQNKNEFEQASTGMVSSDALFKQGANSNQASFSRSDHQRPTSTYNGVTLREWLNSTGSQINKAERIHIFRQIVKLIDIAHSEGNAFQDIRPSCFILLSPNGVKYIGSSVQIDSMYAVSRNTNGKRPSHMEMRANSNLGSKLQKVNVDVDLMRQQPETNARSSRDEGTSFQAGCLLESDINQLEKKWYTCPEELNHESLASSNIYSIGVLFFELLCCFESPAAHSTAMLNLQSRILPPNFLCQNPKEVGFCFLLLHPVPSSRPTTREILQSELIIGAEEVCKIDGVPSFIEKDDDPDSDVLLYFLDSLQEQKKNNTSKLLQRIECLEADIKDVEKREVLRNSDWVETDFNNMRQGSYLKHLNSTDSISRSFSIPNMSNEKLMKNISQLESAYFCMRSQIQLAENDSIGRTDTDLLTSRDRLFQVSTKEAEPILKSVDRVGAFFEGICKYARYCKFEEYGTLRNGDLLNSTNVICSLCFDYEEDFIAAAGVSKKIKIFEFASLLNESADLQYPVAEMSNRSKLSCVSWNKYMRNYLASTDYDGVVKMWDASTGQEFSQHTEHQKRAWSVDFSQVDPTKFATGSDDCSVKVWNINERSSVDTIWNPANICCVQFSAYSSHLLAFGSADYKIYCYDLRHTRIPWCTLSGHEKAVSYVKFLDYGTLVSASTDNTLKLWDLKRTSLEGLSSNACSLTFKGHTNEKNFVGLSVLDGYIACGSESNEVYAYHRSLPMPITSYKFGSVDPSSGNDGESNGQFVSSVCWRRKSNMVVAANSTGCIKLLRLV; encoded by the exons ATGGACAAGTCAAAGGAGGAAGCAGAGGCAAATGATGTAGGTGCGAATGTGCTATCTAGAACGAGGGAGTGTGATTCTGGTGAACCATCAATGAGAAAGTGTACATCTACCAGTCATGAGTTGCCGGAGGGATCAACTTCTGCCAGTTCAGGGATGTTGGAGAATGATGGTATGAACAGAAATGTAATGTCCATGAAGGGGCCTCAGCTCCATGGTACAAGTTCTTACTCATTGAATAGTTCAAGGCTCACAGTTGAAAAGTTGTGTAATTACAAAATTTCTGAGCCAGCTTCTCTTAGATGCTCCAATAATCAAGAAACCAATCAGAAACCACAAATTCAGTGGCAACGTTTCTATCAATTGGGGTCTGGCTCTAGAAGTGTGAAGGGGGATGGAGATCCTTCATCCACGGACAAGGCTGTTCAGCAATTAAGTTCCAAGGAGTTGCCAGGAATAAATTTACTAGCGCTGAAAATGCTGAAGCAAGCATCCGACAAAGATATCAAAGAAGGCTCTAATGCAGTGTCTTCCCAATCAACAGAAGACCATAACCTTATTATTCCAAGCAATAGATTACTTCCAGGAAGTAGTCAATCAAAACTTTTATCCACTTCTagcttttctcatttttttgctAACCGATCTCTTAAAGGCAAAGCTGTTTTACCAAAAGGACCTGCACTTCATAAAGAAGTTCATGCTGCCTCTACTCTGCAGAATAAGAATGAGTTCGAGCAAGCTTCCACAGGAATGGTATCATCTGATGCATTGTTTAAGCAAGGTGCTAATTCTAATCAAGCATCTTTTAGTCGTAGCGATCACCAAAGACCCACTTCAACTTACAATGGAGTTACCTTGAGAGAGTGGTTAAACTCGACAGGATCACAGATAAACAAAGCTGAGAGGATTCACATATTCCGGCAGATAGTGAAGTTAATTGATATTGCCCACTCTGAAGGAAATGCATTCCAGGATATACGGCCTTCCTGTTTTATTTTACTGTCACCTAATGGTGTTAAATATATTGGTTCATCTGTCCAGATAGACTCCATGTATGCCGTGAGCCGGAATACTAATGGGAAAAGGCCATCCCACATGGAAATGCGTGCTAATAGTAACTTAGGTTCAAAGCTGCAGAAGGTCAATGTGGATGTGGACTTGATGAGGCAGCAGCCTGAAACCAATGCTCGTTCTTCTCGTGATGAAGGCACATCATTTCAGGCAGGGTGTCTACTGGAGTCTGACATTAATCAATTAGAGAAGAAGTGGTACACTTGTCCTGAAGAACTCAATCACGAAAGCCTAGCATCATCTAATATCTACAGTATCGGGGTTCTTTTCTTTGAG TTGCTCTGCTGTTTTGAATCACCTGCGGCACATTCCACAGCCATGTTGAATTTGCAAAGTCGCATTCTCCCTCCAAATTTCCTTTGTCAAAATCCCAAGGAAGTTGGCTTTTGCTTTTTGCTGCTTCATCCTGTGCCTTCTTCTCGTCCAACAACAAG GGAAATCTTACAGTCTGAATTAATTATTGGAGCTGAAGAAGTATGTAAAATAGATGGTGTCCCATCATTTATTGAGAAGGATGATGACCCTGATTCAGACGTCTTGCTCTATTTCCTAGATTCATTGCAGGagcaaaaaaagaataataccTCCAAGTTATTACAAAGAATAGAGTGCCTAGAGGCTGATATCAAGGATGTTGAGAAAAGGGAGGTCCTTAGAAATTCAGATTGGGTGGAAACTGACTTCAATAATATGCGGCAAGGATCCTACTTAAAGCATCTCAATTCGACTGACTCTATTTCTAGATCATTTTCTATTCCAAATATGAGCAATGAAAAGCTGATGAAGAATATTTCTCAGCTTGAAAGTGCATACTTCTGCATGAGGTCCCAAATCCAACTTGCAGAAAATGATTCAATAGGTCGAACAGACACGGATTTGTTGACGAGTCGTGACAGATTGTTCCAGGTTTCAACAAAAGAGGCAGAGCCAATTCTAAAATCTGTTGATCGTGTTGGAGCGTTCTTTGAAGGTATTTGCAAATATGCTCGCTACTGCAAGTTTGAGGAATATGGGACATTAAGAAATGGTGATCTTCTCAACTCTACAAATGTGATCTGCTCCCTCTGTTTTGATTATGAAGAGGACTTTATAGCTGCAGCTGGTGTctcaaagaaaatcaaaatctttGAATTTGCTTCACTGTTGAATGAATCGGCGGATCTTCAATATCCTGTGGCTGAGATGTCTAACAGATCTAAGCTTAGCTGTGTTTCGTGGAATAAATATATGAGGAACTATCTGGCTTCAACTGACTATGATGGCGTAGTCAAG ATGTGGGATGCAAGCACAGGTCAAGAATTTTCACAACATACAGAGCACCAGAAGAGGGCTTGGTCTGTTGATTTTTCTCAAGTGGATCCAACAAAGTTTGCCACTGGAAGTGATGATTGTTCTGTAAAAGTGTGGAATATTAATGAG AGGAGTTCTGTGGATACGATCTGGAATCCTGCCAACATATGCTGTGTGCAGTTTTCTGCTTACTCCTCTCATCTGTTGGCTTTCGGATCTGCTGATTACAAAATTTACTGCTATGATCTTCGCCATACTAGGATTCCGTGGTGCACATTATCTGGACATGAGAAGGCTGTTAGCTATGTAAAATTCTTAGATTATGGTACCCTGGTTTCTGCATCCACAGATAACACGCTAAAGCTATGGGACCTAAAGAGAACAAGTTTGGAAggattgtcctcaaatgcttgcAGCTTGACATTCAAGGGACACACCAATGAAAAG AACTTTGTGGGGTTATCAGTTTTGGATGGGTACATTGCATGTGGTTCTGAATCTAACGAG GTATATGCTTATCATAGATCTCTACCAATGCCAATTACCTCTTATAAATTTGGATCTGTTGATCCTAGCTCTGGCAATGATGGTGAGAGTAATGGGCAATTTGTTTCAAGTGTTTGCTGGAGAAGGAAATCTAATATGGTTGTTGCGGCAAACTCAACTGGATGTATAAAGCTGTTACGTTTGGTATGA